Genomic window (Rathayibacter sp. VKM Ac-2760):
CGTGCTCGTGCACGGCCGCGACCGCGCCCGGACCGAGGCCGTCGCCGCCGCGATCACCGGCGCCGGCGGCACCGCCTCCGTGCTCGTCGCCGACCTCGGCGGCACCCCCGACGCGACCCGCGCCGTCGCCGCCGAGGCACTGCGCCTGCTCGGCGGCCGGATCGACGTGCTCGTCAACAACGCGGGCGTCTTCCCCGTCGGCCCCACCGCCGAGCTGAGCGACGCCGACGTCGACGCCCTGCTCGTCACCAACATCCGCGTGCCGCACCAGCTGGTCGGCGCCGTCGCCCCGGGCATGGCGGAGCGCGGCACCGGCGTGATCGTCAACATCACCTCGTGGATGGGCCGGGTCGGCACCGCCGGCACCGCGCTCTATCCCGCGACCAAGGCGGCACTCGACCACCTGACCCGAGCGTGGGCCGCCGAGTACGGCGCGAGCGGTGTGCGCGTCGTCGCGGTCGCTCCGGGTGCGACGCTCACGCCGGGCAACGAGCACGCCTCGGCGATCCTCGACAAGATGACCGCCTCGACGCCCGCCGGCCGCCCCGGCCGACCGGACGAGATCGCGCAGGCCGTGCGCTGGCTGGCGACCGACGAGGCCTCCTACGTGCACGGCACGACGCTCCTGGTCGACGGCGGCATCGTCGGCGCGCGGCCGTGACCCTGCAGCGCTGACCCTGCACGACGTCCGGTCAGTCGATCTGCACGAGCCGCCCCGGGTGCCGCGCGGCATCGGCGGCGGGCGTGGTCTCGTAGGCCCGGCGGTAGTCGCGGCCGAAGTGGGAGGGGCTCGCGTAGCCGACGATCGCCGCGGCGCCGGCGGCCGACTCGCCGCGCACGAGCAGGAGCCGCCGCGCCTCGCCCAGCCGCAGCCGACGCAGGTAGCCGAGCGGCGACATCCCGGTCAGCTCGCGGAACCGGCGGGTGAGAGTCGGCACGCTCGTGCCGGCCTCGGCCGCCAGGGCGTCGAGCGTCCAGCCGTGAGCGAGCGACGCGGTCATCGCGTCGACCGCCCGGGTCACCACCGCCGACTGCACCGCCGACGACGCCGCGAGCAGGCGCGGTGCCTGATCGCTCTGCAGCAGTCGCAGCACCAGCTCGCGCGAGACGGCCGGACCGAGCACCGGGATCTCCTCCGGCACGTCCAGGAGGCGGAACAGCCGGTGCAGCGCGTCCGCGAGCTCCGCGGT
Coding sequences:
- a CDS encoding SDR family NAD(P)-dependent oxidoreductase, translating into MTDTDRTTDTDRPALAHRPALPSDDRLAGRTALVTGSSSGLGEAIAHRLASSGAHVLVHGRDRARTEAVAAAITGAGGTASVLVADLGGTPDATRAVAAEALRLLGGRIDVLVNNAGVFPVGPTAELSDADVDALLVTNIRVPHQLVGAVAPGMAERGTGVIVNITSWMGRVGTAGTALYPATKAALDHLTRAWAAEYGASGVRVVAVAPGATLTPGNEHASAILDKMTASTPAGRPGRPDEIAQAVRWLATDEASYVHGTTLLVDGGIVGARP
- a CDS encoding AraC family transcriptional regulator, which codes for MRHLDAAADLARRHVDHPERAAALSLRLHRVTGTTPLVYTRFPPTLSLVLSGRKRSIVGDSDEQWGAGRFLITPVDLPVIAAVVETGERGDFVSANWHLDPVLVAEVAALAAHRRPARPAQALPQRIGVVTAELADALHRLFRLLDVPEEIPVLGPAVSRELVLRLLQSDQAPRLLAASSAVQSAVVTRAVDAMTASLAHGWTLDALAAEAGTSVPTLTRRFRELTGMSPLGYLRRLRLGEARRLLLVRGESAAGAAAIVGYASPSHFGRDYRRAYETTPAADAARHPGRLVQID